A section of the Buteo buteo chromosome 27, bButBut1.hap1.1, whole genome shotgun sequence genome encodes:
- the MRM2 gene encoding rRNA methyltransferase 2, mitochondrial isoform X2, protein MAWRGVAAAPAAGRWVEEPLRRAGLGAGGSRPDPGVGGVSPGCCRHLVSKCLHTTVGFLKKTGTEHQWLERHLKDPFVKATKRQNYRCRSAFKLLEIDDKFQILRPGLSVLDCGAAPGAWSQVAVERVNALGTDPAVPIGFVLGVDLLRISPLEGAVFLSEADIADPRTLRTIQSLLPAEKVDVVLSDMAPNATGIKELDHQKLINLCLGLLSLSRSILKPKGMMLCKFWDGHESHLLQNRLKEQFQDVRTIKPQASRKDSAESYYLARLYKGK, encoded by the exons ATGGCCTGGCGGGGGGTCGCAGCCGCTCCGGCCGCGGGCAGGTGGGTGGAGGAGCCGCTGAGGAGAGCTGGGCTCGGCGCCGGCGGGTCCCGCCCTGACCCCGGAGTTGGTGGGGTGTCCCCGGGCTG CTGTCGGCATTTGGTGAGCAAATGTCTCCACACCACGGTGgggtttctgaagaaaactggaACTGAGCACCAGTGGTTGGAGCGGCACTTGAAGGATCCCTTTGTCAAGGCAACGAAGCGGCAGAATTACCGTTGCCGAAGTGCCTTCAAATTACTGGAAATTGATGACAAGTTTCAAATTCTTCGTCCAGGGCTTTCTGTTCTTGACTGTGGAGCGGCGCCTGGTGCTTGGAGCCAGGTTGCTGTAGAGAGGGTCAACGCCTTAGGTACTG ATCCTGCTGTCCCCATTGGCTTCGTCCTTGGCGTTGACCTCCTGCGGATTTCTCCTCTGGAAGGGGCAGTCTTCCTGTCGGAGGCTGACATTGCAGACCCAAGGACGCTGAGGACAATTCAGAGTCTGCTTCCTGCAGAGAAGGTGGATGTTGTCTTGAGCGATATGGCGCCTAATGCGACAGGCATTAAAGAACTGGATCATCAGAAATTGATCAATCTATGTTTAGGCCTTCTGAGTCTGTCCCGAAGCATTTTAAAGCCGAAAGGAATGATGCTCTGTAAATTCTGGGATGGACATGAGTCCCATCTTCTGCAAAACAGACTGAAGGAACAGTTCCAAGACGTGAGGACTATAAAGCCTCAGGCCAGCCGGAAGGACTCTGCTGAATCTTATTATTTGGCAAGACTGTACAAAGggaaatga
- the MRM2 gene encoding rRNA methyltransferase 2, mitochondrial isoform X1, translating into MAWRGVAAAPAAGRWVEEPLRRAGLGAGGSRPDPGVGGVSPGCCRHLVSKCLHTTVGFLKKTGTEHQWLERHLKDPFVKATKRQNYRCRSAFKLLEIDDKFQILRPGLSVLDCGAAPGAWSQVAVERVNALGTAYSKPSIQMHAANCPRTRRADIADPAVPIGFVLGVDLLRISPLEGAVFLSEADIADPRTLRTIQSLLPAEKVDVVLSDMAPNATGIKELDHQKLINLCLGLLSLSRSILKPKGMMLCKFWDGHESHLLQNRLKEQFQDVRTIKPQASRKDSAESYYLARLYKGK; encoded by the exons ATGGCCTGGCGGGGGGTCGCAGCCGCTCCGGCCGCGGGCAGGTGGGTGGAGGAGCCGCTGAGGAGAGCTGGGCTCGGCGCCGGCGGGTCCCGCCCTGACCCCGGAGTTGGTGGGGTGTCCCCGGGCTG CTGTCGGCATTTGGTGAGCAAATGTCTCCACACCACGGTGgggtttctgaagaaaactggaACTGAGCACCAGTGGTTGGAGCGGCACTTGAAGGATCCCTTTGTCAAGGCAACGAAGCGGCAGAATTACCGTTGCCGAAGTGCCTTCAAATTACTGGAAATTGATGACAAGTTTCAAATTCTTCGTCCAGGGCTTTCTGTTCTTGACTGTGGAGCGGCGCCTGGTGCTTGGAGCCAGGTTGCTGTAGAGAGGGTCAACGCCTTAGGTACTG CTTATAGCAAACCATCCATCCAGATGCACGCAGCAAACTGTCCGAGGACAAGAAGAGCAGACATAGCAG ATCCTGCTGTCCCCATTGGCTTCGTCCTTGGCGTTGACCTCCTGCGGATTTCTCCTCTGGAAGGGGCAGTCTTCCTGTCGGAGGCTGACATTGCAGACCCAAGGACGCTGAGGACAATTCAGAGTCTGCTTCCTGCAGAGAAGGTGGATGTTGTCTTGAGCGATATGGCGCCTAATGCGACAGGCATTAAAGAACTGGATCATCAGAAATTGATCAATCTATGTTTAGGCCTTCTGAGTCTGTCCCGAAGCATTTTAAAGCCGAAAGGAATGATGCTCTGTAAATTCTGGGATGGACATGAGTCCCATCTTCTGCAAAACAGACTGAAGGAACAGTTCCAAGACGTGAGGACTATAAAGCCTCAGGCCAGCCGGAAGGACTCTGCTGAATCTTATTATTTGGCAAGACTGTACAAAGggaaatga
- the MRM2 gene encoding rRNA methyltransferase 2, mitochondrial isoform X3, protein MAWRGVAAAPAAGSCRHLVSKCLHTTVGFLKKTGTEHQWLERHLKDPFVKATKRQNYRCRSAFKLLEIDDKFQILRPGLSVLDCGAAPGAWSQVAVERVNALGTAYSKPSIQMHAANCPRTRRADIADPAVPIGFVLGVDLLRISPLEGAVFLSEADIADPRTLRTIQSLLPAEKVDVVLSDMAPNATGIKELDHQKLINLCLGLLSLSRSILKPKGMMLCKFWDGHESHLLQNRLKEQFQDVRTIKPQASRKDSAESYYLARLYKGK, encoded by the exons ATGGCCTGGCGGGGGGTCGCAGCCGCTCCGGCCGCGGGCAG CTGTCGGCATTTGGTGAGCAAATGTCTCCACACCACGGTGgggtttctgaagaaaactggaACTGAGCACCAGTGGTTGGAGCGGCACTTGAAGGATCCCTTTGTCAAGGCAACGAAGCGGCAGAATTACCGTTGCCGAAGTGCCTTCAAATTACTGGAAATTGATGACAAGTTTCAAATTCTTCGTCCAGGGCTTTCTGTTCTTGACTGTGGAGCGGCGCCTGGTGCTTGGAGCCAGGTTGCTGTAGAGAGGGTCAACGCCTTAGGTACTG CTTATAGCAAACCATCCATCCAGATGCACGCAGCAAACTGTCCGAGGACAAGAAGAGCAGACATAGCAG ATCCTGCTGTCCCCATTGGCTTCGTCCTTGGCGTTGACCTCCTGCGGATTTCTCCTCTGGAAGGGGCAGTCTTCCTGTCGGAGGCTGACATTGCAGACCCAAGGACGCTGAGGACAATTCAGAGTCTGCTTCCTGCAGAGAAGGTGGATGTTGTCTTGAGCGATATGGCGCCTAATGCGACAGGCATTAAAGAACTGGATCATCAGAAATTGATCAATCTATGTTTAGGCCTTCTGAGTCTGTCCCGAAGCATTTTAAAGCCGAAAGGAATGATGCTCTGTAAATTCTGGGATGGACATGAGTCCCATCTTCTGCAAAACAGACTGAAGGAACAGTTCCAAGACGTGAGGACTATAAAGCCTCAGGCCAGCCGGAAGGACTCTGCTGAATCTTATTATTTGGCAAGACTGTACAAAGggaaatga
- the MRM2 gene encoding rRNA methyltransferase 2, mitochondrial isoform X4 — protein sequence MAWRGVAAAPAAGSCRHLVSKCLHTTVGFLKKTGTEHQWLERHLKDPFVKATKRQNYRCRSAFKLLEIDDKFQILRPGLSVLDCGAAPGAWSQVAVERVNALGTDPAVPIGFVLGVDLLRISPLEGAVFLSEADIADPRTLRTIQSLLPAEKVDVVLSDMAPNATGIKELDHQKLINLCLGLLSLSRSILKPKGMMLCKFWDGHESHLLQNRLKEQFQDVRTIKPQASRKDSAESYYLARLYKGK from the exons ATGGCCTGGCGGGGGGTCGCAGCCGCTCCGGCCGCGGGCAG CTGTCGGCATTTGGTGAGCAAATGTCTCCACACCACGGTGgggtttctgaagaaaactggaACTGAGCACCAGTGGTTGGAGCGGCACTTGAAGGATCCCTTTGTCAAGGCAACGAAGCGGCAGAATTACCGTTGCCGAAGTGCCTTCAAATTACTGGAAATTGATGACAAGTTTCAAATTCTTCGTCCAGGGCTTTCTGTTCTTGACTGTGGAGCGGCGCCTGGTGCTTGGAGCCAGGTTGCTGTAGAGAGGGTCAACGCCTTAGGTACTG ATCCTGCTGTCCCCATTGGCTTCGTCCTTGGCGTTGACCTCCTGCGGATTTCTCCTCTGGAAGGGGCAGTCTTCCTGTCGGAGGCTGACATTGCAGACCCAAGGACGCTGAGGACAATTCAGAGTCTGCTTCCTGCAGAGAAGGTGGATGTTGTCTTGAGCGATATGGCGCCTAATGCGACAGGCATTAAAGAACTGGATCATCAGAAATTGATCAATCTATGTTTAGGCCTTCTGAGTCTGTCCCGAAGCATTTTAAAGCCGAAAGGAATGATGCTCTGTAAATTCTGGGATGGACATGAGTCCCATCTTCTGCAAAACAGACTGAAGGAACAGTTCCAAGACGTGAGGACTATAAAGCCTCAGGCCAGCCGGAAGGACTCTGCTGAATCTTATTATTTGGCAAGACTGTACAAAGggaaatga